A window from Candidatus Bathyarchaeota archaeon A05DMB-5 encodes these proteins:
- a CDS encoding TIGR04076 family protein — MFKTGRYRLVITVKDVRGNCPVHKVGEQIVVDSPRIAVSETDNLCIHALGCMLSMVVPLSHGISFKQLGLAKEEGEKGYFQCLDPGKPYTDGGTVLFEIKREKSSRMLHKLFILFP, encoded by the coding sequence ATGTTCAAAACTGGTAGGTACCGTCTGGTTATTACGGTTAAGGATGTGCGTGGAAACTGTCCGGTTCATAAGGTGGGAGAACAAATAGTTGTGGATTCGCCCAGAATAGCCGTTAGTGAAACTGACAATCTTTGCATTCACGCTTTAGGCTGTATGCTTTCTATGGTTGTTCCCTTAAGCCACGGAATAAGCTTTAAGCAGTTGGGCTTAGCAAAAGAGGAAGGCGAGAAAGGCTATTTTCAATGTTTGGACCCTGGGAAACCTTACACGGACGGCGGAACTGTGCTTTTCGAAATAAAGCGGGAAAAATCTAGTCGTATGCTTCATAAACTTTTTATTTTGTTCCCTTAA
- a CDS encoding nicotinate phosphoribosyltransferase — MICVSPKLDFVCEEDMSMFTDLYELTMCASYFDNRKFETATFDLFIRRLPPNRSYFLFAGLEQVLAYLEKVRFNEKQIDFLKTQGFKDDFLGYLRKFKFTGELWAVPEGTVVFSNEPLIRVTAPITEAQLIETFILNTVNLQTTIATKASRVVNAAKGRPIIEFGLRREHGTDAGMKAARSSYIAGCSGTSNVLAGMRYGIPIFGTMAHSFVMLFDKEIDSFRAFTKTFPDKSTLLIDTFDDIKGAEKAIIVAKELEAKGFKLRAVRLDSGDLVEISKKVRQLLDKNGLKYVNIFASGDLDEYKIEELLRKGAKIDAFGVGTKMGTSADKPYVDVIYKLSEKMNENGEFSPIMKLSKGKVTLPGKKQVFRLKDATGNFVKDTIALHDEKIEGEPLLMKVMANGKIVCSLPSLDEIRKRAMENVSKLPEKYKKLKRAPRYPLVLSPKLKRLMRELKKRIKEEEIVNF; from the coding sequence ATGATATGCGTGAGCCCAAAGTTGGATTTTGTATGCGAAGAAGACATGAGCATGTTCACTGACTTATACGAACTAACAATGTGTGCAAGCTATTTCGACAACAGAAAATTTGAGACTGCCACCTTCGACCTCTTCATAAGAAGACTGCCACCAAATCGCTCTTACTTTTTATTTGCTGGCTTAGAACAGGTTCTGGCTTATCTTGAAAAAGTAAGATTCAACGAGAAACAGATTGACTTTTTGAAAACGCAAGGGTTTAAGGATGATTTTCTCGGTTACCTTAGAAAATTCAAGTTTACAGGCGAACTGTGGGCTGTCCCCGAAGGCACTGTGGTTTTTTCAAACGAGCCCTTGATTAGGGTTACAGCGCCCATAACAGAGGCTCAACTAATAGAAACCTTCATTCTCAACACTGTCAACTTGCAAACAACAATAGCCACGAAAGCTTCAAGAGTCGTTAACGCCGCAAAAGGCAGACCAATCATCGAATTTGGTTTAAGAAGAGAGCACGGCACAGATGCGGGAATGAAAGCAGCGAGAAGCAGCTACATAGCAGGCTGCAGTGGCACTTCAAACGTTCTCGCAGGAATGAGATATGGCATCCCAATTTTTGGCACTATGGCGCACTCGTTTGTAATGCTGTTTGATAAAGAAATAGACTCTTTCAGAGCTTTCACGAAAACTTTCCCAGACAAATCCACACTTCTGATTGACACTTTCGACGACATAAAAGGCGCAGAAAAAGCAATCATCGTTGCGAAAGAGCTTGAAGCGAAAGGATTCAAACTTCGCGCAGTGAGACTGGACAGTGGAGACTTGGTGGAAATAAGCAAGAAGGTTAGACAGCTTTTAGACAAGAACGGCTTGAAATATGTGAACATTTTTGCAAGTGGAGACTTAGACGAGTACAAAATAGAAGAACTGTTAAGAAAAGGCGCGAAGATTGACGCTTTCGGCGTTGGAACTAAAATGGGAACATCAGCAGACAAACCCTACGTGGACGTCATCTACAAACTGTCCGAAAAAATGAACGAAAATGGAGAGTTTTCGCCCATAATGAAACTGAGTAAAGGCAAGGTCACACTTCCAGGGAAAAAACAGGTTTTCCGACTCAAAGACGCTACGGGAAATTTTGTGAAAGACACAATCGCCTTGCACGATGAAAAAATAGAGGGAGAACCGCTTCTCATGAAGGTTATGGCTAATGGCAAAATAGTTTGCAGTCTCCCATCGTTGGATGAGATAAGAAAAAGAGCCATGGAAAACGTTTCAAAACTTCCTGAGAAGTATAAGAAGCTGAAGAGAGCGCCACGTTACCCCCTCGTGCTTAGCCCAAAACTGAAAAGGTTGATGAGAGAGCTAAAGAAGCGAATAAAGGAAGAAGAAATCGTTAACTTTTAG